Within the Chromobacterium paludis genome, the region GCGACATTCTGTCGTTGTGTCCGCAGGAGTCAACCATATGAGTACGACACAGTTGGACGAATTTCGGCGGCATTGCCGCGATTTCCTGGCGCAAGCCGCCACGCCGCGGATGGCTCAGTGGGAGGCGCAAGGACGGGTGGACCGTGACTTCTGGGAGCAGGCCGGCGCGGCTGGCCTGCTGGCATCGGCGTTA harbors:
- a CDS encoding acyl-CoA dehydrogenase family protein translates to MSTTQLDEFRRHCRDFLAQAATPRMAQWEAQGRVDRDFWEQAGAAGLLASALAASWVAAARATSVTP